CCAACCATACGGTTAATCACATGCTATAGCTTGGCTTTATTGGTTGCTATGCCAATTCCTATGGTAACATGGGAGCTAGTCAGTaatctctctgtttctttcctGTCTTTGATTTCTATACATTTACACTTTTCTGGAGATTCTTATTATACACCTAAGGACATTCCTCAAGTGTATTTATGAGCATTGCCAGTCGGATGCAACAGGGATGTAATACCCATAACCATAGGCCTTGGAGTGAAATGATGAAGACTATGTTGTTTTCTATATTCTGATCCTGCCTTTAATCATATCGGTTTTAATCATATATTTGGCACCATTTGTTTCATCTCTGGTTGTAACCATCCAAGCACCACATTCCAAATGTACCTATAATGTTAGAATTTGATGGTGGTGCTAAACCAATTACCTCCAATCTCTAATGGCTTTTTTTGAGTACGAGTCTGAAGACTCCTGTTGTCTTTGTAGCAATTGTGGTTATTTGATTTATCACAGTTTTATGTGGAACTATTCACAGCTAAAGcacaataaactgaaatgtaGTGCTTAAACAGGGCTCACAGCAGGCCAGTGTCAGCTGAAAACAGCACTCTTGCAATCCACTATTTGATTTAACcaccataaatatataaatagtgtATGACAAATGTAGTTACAGTACTTGGAGAGCATATTGACCTCTtccattgtatttttttctacAAAATCTGCATCATTTATGAATAGCTGACACATAGGCCATGATACTGGGGTACCATCTGGGACTCACAAACTGGCTCTTATCAATTTCTTATCAAAAGTGACTCTGAGCtgagggaaaagagaaagagggagaaaggagaaTGAGCCTATTTTCTTTGTCTCCCCTTTTGTAGTTGAATTTCATTAACACTACCATAAACCAgggatcatttttattttgttgcaaaCTTTTTAGAGGCTATTTGGGTCCTCATTATACAATACAACCATTTCTCTCTAGCCAGTTGCCACCCATGAGGAGCTGGCAGTCTGAAATAAGGCCATGATGATAATTTGCTCCAATTAATGGCATAAATGATGGATAGGAACACACTGCAGATATCTGGGTGCTGTGCTGTCCTAACACAGATTCCATCAGCCTGTAATCCCTCGTCACTACACTGTTCACTTTTGCTTCATTTTATCCGATTCATCACTTCTTCCATCCTAAGTTTTGGAGGCCACCGTTAAAGTCAACTTCACACTACCCAATTTTAAAAGTCGTCAGATTGAACTTTATGTCCTGTAATAGGGAATCTTGAAGTTGTTGTGGTCACACGAGAGGAATCCCCAATGAGGTCCCCAAACTACGCCttgtcatgaaaacaaaaactattGGCGAGTGGAAAATCAGAGCTAAAGTCGTGTTGTGGAAACTAGGCATAACAGTTTATTTTGGCATTTCGGAAAAAATATTGTCCTGGCTTTCTTGCCAATAGTTAGATAACAGGaatgataccactctcatgtttgtcatttaaataaaaggctATAGACAAAAGTGCATTAGCTTCGATTAGCATTAAGAGCGAAGGCATTGCTCCCGGCCaagaaatgcacacaaaagCACCATATGTAATGTTTACACTAAAAACGAGAAAAGGTTATTCATTATTTAGCTTTAGAGGAGCTGTGGGTTTTGTTAGTTTGTTACAGGGCTAGTCGGTTGTTTCGGTGTCAATTTTTTTGTTATGAGACGTGAGAGAGGTTTTCATTTTCTCATCAAATTATCAGCAAGGAAGCAAATAAGTATATTTCCCCAAACTACTGTATTTCATTAAGGTGCAGTGTTTGGATTAAGGAAAGCAGCCTAAATCAAAGCTATCTGAATTACAGATATTTGCATCTGCTTCACAGGAAACACGTTGATCTCTAACACAGCACACAAAAAAGCATCAACAGGTCCACAGTGAGAGGCAGCTCAACACCGCACTGAGGCCCCATCAGCAGCTCCACTTATGGACGCAATTTACTTTGCATCACAGAGCAATCATGTTTACTAATAAGACAGAAACACTACAAAGGTCCTAAAATAGAAACAACGAGGGTGAATTCAATGGAGCTGCAGCCGCCCTTGTGGCGCTGTTCCTGTTGTGAGTCATAAGTGTTAGTTGTGTGTCTTGATGACACAGGCGGATGCGTGGGTGACAGTGGGGGAGGGATGGGTGGGCGGGGGGGCAGCAACAGATGCATCGCTTGCGTTCCCCCAGACCCTTGTCATCCACTCAGTCTCGGCTTCAATCAGCTGATTGTTGCTACGATACAACATGGGAGATGATGACACTTAAAGTCAAcacgcagacaaacacacacacaaaagctgttatgtttttacacattcattattttctttgcttttatttctgAAACTATTGAAATGTCTGGCCAAAGTTTTAAACTTAGTGTGGAGTCGAACCGGGGTAATTTAGCTGTGAATACTTAACAAATTGCTGCAGCGGTGTGTTAGAATAGTCCAATGGCCTTTTTAGTCAAATGAAGAGCATACTGAGCTGTATTTCGGGGGATCAGGGCAGCTCTTGGTTCTGGGGCTCACTTCATCTCatgtggaggacgaggaggactgAGTTTGGAGCTGTTCTAATCATCATGAAGCTCAGTGCACTCGGCCTCTGGTATTTCCTCTTCCAAAGTTGAAGGCCATTCAGTCTATAAAACCTTCATATTGATGCCAAAAAAGTTCATACTTCATAACCCCACTGAGGGACCCTTGTGTTAAATGAACTTGTACCCAGATATCTAAATGTATTCAACATTGAGCTGGTCTATTGAGTGTCACAGATTAAATGTTGACACGAAATTAGTATATACATAAaggcatatatattttttattttaagggcAAACATGTTCAATATTTCATCAGTGTCGTATATTTTGGAACATTtggacatatttattttaaagaaagtaCGGTGAGGCATGCGACTTgtttaataattcatatttaagtTGTATGTGAAGGGAAATGATAAATAACATGttaaaatgcacaaataaaataaagatcatGAGAACTACCGGTTTCAATTTGTTTTCAATCAGGCGTTCAAAACTTCTGCCTGTATATTTCACTGATGAatcatttgtcttttgctttcTGGAAAGCTAGAAATGTTATCTTGGGAAAACACATCGTGCACTTTCAACTATTACTTTGAATTGGAAATGCTTGTGCAGCATTTTAAGACGTGAACCGTGAATGAAAGCATTTCCTTTCACTTCCAGAAGGGTGCCAATAAATAATAGGCTACCCACTGTGACATGTTTCCTATAACACCTGCTCGATGAGCGTGATAGAGTGATCTGGGCTCCCCTGGTTTTGCTTCACAATCAACAACCCTGCTCGAAACATTTGTCAGACAGATTACTCAAATCCACAAACCCTAACTATGTTTCTGTCCAAAGTACAACTTCAATACAATTCTCCACCAAAAAGCAATTCCTTTGATCATATTGCAACTGAAAGTAACAAATGAGCTTGAAACCTGGCGGTCCCTGGGCAGCTAAATTAGAAAACATTGGAGGAAAGTTTCCGTTTCCAGTGGCAGGTCTACTTGTGAAGAGCTTCCAGCAACATAAGGAGACATTGATCAAAAGCTCTGAGGCTCAGGGAGATGCAGGGGCCATACTGACCCGTCAGTGTGACTGATACTCCACCTGTTGGCGTGTTTGCTGCTTCACTGCCACTTATCACACAGCGGGAACTTGACTGGAGCGACTGCCGCTTGGTGGAGACACATCACCAGCTGGGACAACGTTGGGGCCTTGCAAGTCACAGTCTAAAGTCAAACTCAAGTAATAAAGTCactcatttaaatgttcaaacATAGTGAGATACAATAAATTCACAGAAAGGATTGCTTAATTCTTTTTAGCCAGACTGGCGGTGTGGCTCTAATGGTAACGTCTGTTCGGCCTCTTCCCAAACACAGGGCGTCAAATACAGATGCTTTGTTGTGCTCCTCGGCATCTCCAGGAGTACGGTGACACCGTTTATTAAcccaaaaaacacattccaAGTATTTTGATGTTGTCAAGTCCAAACTCATCAGATTCATGAGTTCAGTCGGACTCGAATTTACAGCCATGCACAGCACACCCTTTCGTCATGATAAAGAGTTTAATTTCACTAACATTTTTACAGAACAATAAAGTCCCCAAGTGTGAGAGGACTTTCAGCAGTGTCACTTTGAACTGAAGGCCTGTATTTATAGTTTAAACAAAGCCTTGTTCTGACACTGAGCTCTATTAATTGAGCCCTCCACAGACATCTCCCAGTATCTAAAATAGGTAGGAAGTCCATTGTGGAAGGTAAAGAGGGACAAAGTAGGCCAAGGACTAACAAAAAATAGACCGAGACTCACTGAAGGGCCAAATCTTCATGGGAAAGAATGTGGGTTAACAATAATTAAAACTCAGTGTAAAAGCCATTAACTCCATCCCCCTTTCTCTACAGCTTCTAATAATCCAATTCACTGACATTAATTCATTTGATTGGTGAAATCAGATGCATCTGCTTAGTCATTTGTGTGATACTTTTCAAAAGTTTATCACACATATTTGAAGTTGCTCAGTactaaaaaaactaatattaatTGTGTTCACCTGCAGTGTCCCCATGTGGTGATAGCTAGCACTGCATGGACAAAATGAACCGTTCCCACAGACAACAACGCATGGTCAGTTTCAAAACATCAGCCAATCTTTATTTACAAGTCCaaacatgacaaaaataaaataaaataaacatacatgTGGTGGCGGGCGGGTTTAACCCTGTAAATGGTGAGAAGCCATGACAAGAGAAACAAAGTCAAAAATTCTTCGTGGAAAATCCTCCAACTAAATTCTTCTCTCTATTTATTAGCAGGACGAGCGATGCAGTTGGCAGAGTATGCTGTGTAAGGTTTAACATCTTCAGTAAAGACACatgattaatatatttaaacttGCATATAGTAGGTTTTTCTTATCCAGTCACATTATACTTCACTCTGTCCAATGAGGAACTTAACTATTGAGAAGATTACAGAGGACAAGTTGAGGGCCAACTCTAGCAGGAcgaaacacactttaactccACTGCctacagcgacacacacacacacacacacacacacacacacacataactgtTCACACTGCAAAACTACACGCAAGGACTCCCAGTCATGCAGGCATTAACGTGacggataaaaaaaacagagtggCATGTGGAAGTAAAAGGGACTTAAGAGCAAGTATTTTCTTGTTGGGGGTTATTTTAAACACCACACAACCTGtttgtttgagagagaaaaacatggGAATCCTAAtaaagatgaagatggagagcACATTCAGGAAAGGGCTAGCAATGAGGAGTGGAGCTGAACAAACAAACCCATGGCACTTGAACTAATAAGGGAATAAAATCAGGCTTTGGAACAGATCCGTGGTAAGGCGGCGACAAGAATattcatcgtcatcatcgcAACTCACACAACAAGCACTTAACCCATGGCTTTGTCAAAACTCTGCATACAGAATGTTCTGTAATGTTGCATCATAAAAAAGGTGCTTTCGGCGAGTACTTAGAACAATGTACACAGAGAGGAAAACTGAGATGTGTGTCTAAAGAGACCTGTATATAAGCTTGTATCCATCATTGCCTTTACTGGAaacacaaatgactacaaacaATGATGGGTGCACATTTCACTTGCACACTTCTATTGATGTTTACAGGATGCAGTTAACTCTTATATTTCAGTTTCGAAATCAGTCCTATGGTTCAGTGACTATTCATCTCTATATTAATCACAAACAAGAGGACAGGCATAAGAGGTTCAGTGGAGCAAGCAACATAATGTACACAATGCTGTGCACATTTGCAAACTCACACCAACAGCAAAGATCTGAAGTTTTGCACACACACCGATACAAAACAGTACATTTCTGCTTGTACAGGAGAATTGTTTCATTTGTAGATAACTTTCAAGTATGTTAGAGGGCTTTGTGATGTTTGTTTAGATAACAGCCCCTCCACGATGTCCTTTAACAGTCCAAAAAATGCATCTAAAATCCAAATAGCGCAGACAGAGTAAGTTTCTTGACCGCAGTCTGTTGAGAACTtattccaaaataaatgtaacattaaagtatttttttccaGAGAGAAATAAACTGGATGCAATATGCGTTTACTGTTATCAAGTGTTGGCAGATCCGCCTCACACTGCACCAGCAGATTAgactttgaatgtgtttttgttctagCTCTGGCTGACAGCTATTGCCTTGGGCCTGAAGAGCAAAGATGTGGATCCATGGGTACATATTCCACAGGGAAAAGCCTAAAATaatgaggagaaaaaagaaaaacaacaacaactaagaaCCCACAAGTGAGCTAAAAACATTCTGCCACTGATCGCATTATCAATGACAACCTACCACATGCCTTCAAGGGCTCAttatacaaaatattaaaaaaaaaaaactactttctACAACCCTGTCCTGACTTACATGGAGCAGCAGGATCGGTTGTCGATGATAAACACGTGGCCAGGCTACTTCCGTTTCACAGCGTCAGTATCTTCTTCCTTCAGGACAAACTTTTTCCTCAGAGCTTCTGAAATTAGAGAAGCTGAGTCCTCCTCTCTGAGGGATGTGCAGCCTCGGTTGTACCTGCAACGACACCCACCAAAAAATACAAACCACGTCTGAGAGGGTATACAATGATTCATAAAGAAATATTAGCACATTAATAAGGAATCATCTTcacaataaatatttaaactaaATTGTAAATAGGCGTATTTGCTTTCCGGATTCCACTCTTGTGTCTGTATGGCAAACATGGCTTTATATGACAAATGCATGAAGTCCAGCTGCCAACTCTCACCTGTCCTTGCTCATCTTCATGCGGTTCATGTCCTTCAGGATGTCCATAACATCAGCAAAGCTGGTAGACTTTGATAGCGACACTGtatcctcctctgcctcccggAAGTCCATGCTGGGTCTGTCAAGGTCAAAGGTTGCTGATGCCGTCATGGAAACAGGGGGCAGAGGGTCAGGGACAAGCTCCGACACTACAGAGAccacatcttcctcttcttcctcctcctcctcctcctcctccgtgacATCACTGATGACAAAGGAAGCGGCAGCTGTGGCGGCCGGCTGGTAGGTCGCCGCCTCGAAAGGCGCCATGGAGAAGCTCATACTTGTGTCATCAGGGGAGAGCAGGTCAGGGGTCACGGGGTTGGAgtctgaaagaaagaagaagagcaggGAAGAGAAATGCCATTTCTAATGTGAACTTAATTTGAAGCGGTGGAATGCTGTGGGAGAGTCTACGCTCCaatcaattacattttctctttagCAGTATGTGAATTCTTCATGAGACAAGCATTTATTCTTGTTTACCTCCCCTGAAAGTCCAAATGCTTCAAGGATTACCTTCACATTACCTACCTCACAGATTGACTGTATgattatattacacacacacacacacacacacacacacacacacacacacacacacacacacacacacacacacacacacacacacacacacacacacacacacacacacacacacacacacacacacacacacacacacacacacacacacacacacacacacacacacacacacacacacacacacacacacacacacacacacacacacactttaggaAGCAGGCTTTAACAATAGTGATTTAATCCGATAACTGAAGTTGATGTTCCTTGTGTGGCCCAGTGATGCCAAGACATCAAAGAGCTTCCGGACAATCAGGGCAGCTGACTTGGCAACAATACAATCACAGTCAGTCACACAAACAGTATAACATAGGCCTAATAAAGCAATTTTCATTCAACACTGTTCTGAGCAGCTTCAGGGATCATAATCTGAAGTATCATTAAAGAGTATCGCGTTAAGTATCAAACCAGCTCTCATGTCCCAAATCTTTATCACTTAAAATCAAAGTTCAAGATCTACAGTGGACAGGTCTCTATTGAGAGTACATTTGGTTACCTACCAGAATCACTTGCTACAATCTTGGCGATCTGTGCACGGAGTCTGCCGAGCTCGTCTTGCAGGGCAGTAGTACGGTTTAGCGCTGTCACCCCAGGCTTCCTAAGGCCCTCCACCCTTTTGCCCTCACGGCGGAAGTTGGGTACAGATGAGTTCCTGTGGAGCACCAGGAGAGGCGTGGGCCGCCACTCGTGTTTCAGAGGTCGACTGTCGCTGCTGAAAAGAGAAGAATGGGCAATAGTGTTACTGAACAGTAATCTTGCATGCAATCTCATGTCTCTTTTTCCCTGTACCTATTCTTCAGAAGATGCAGCCCAATCCAAtaaaactagaataaatcctATCTTTGTTAAAtttataatgttcagttttcACCACTAGCTACAGCTGCAAAAATCAGCTTAGAGTTCAACAGTGCACTGCATTTCTTTAGGCTCTATATGTGCACGTAATAAGATTGAAGCTCATAGAGTCTGGAACAATGCAGTTATAGATCAGTGACTTGGCACTACTCCAGAACTTTAATGGGTGTGTCTCAGGGTGTTAGTGGATATTTACCGCACTCTGGCATATGTCTCCTCTTCATCTGCAACAATCCAGGCTATGTCTGCCAAGGTAGGAACAATGGGGCCATCCATAGGCCGAAGAGCAGGCATGCCCGGTAGTTCCTGATGCACAAGGACACAAGttaatgttgcatttaaaaaagggaatgcAATtgatagatttaaaaaagatataacATGCATGACATGTAGGATTTGATATTTACCTGGAAACATGCTCTTTGTGGAGGTCTGAGTGGAAGAGTGGAACCTATTCTTCTCACAACACTACGGGTGGATCCATGAGGCTTATTCTGCCAGATAGGAATAACTTCCTGTAATGCATATATTATAAAAAACCCAGTCTCTACACAAAGTATAATACGTCAGTCTCTGAGTCTACCATTTGCATACCTGCACAGTCATGTGTGAGAAAGGCAGTGTTAAGCTAAACAGTGTTAAAGATCATCATTAACAGCAGAGGAAGCAAGCTTACTGTATCTGTTTCCATGGTGAAGATGGAAGTTGCACACCAACGCACAGTGCCGACAGCGGCCGATGACGGAGCAGTTCAGTGGACAGATGCCATGTCACACGACTGACAACTCTTGGAATATAAATGTGTGATTAGTTAGAGCAAGTGTTGAGAGACACACGCAGGGGGAGAACACTGCTTTATTTCACCCACCAACATAAAAAAGGAAACCGTTTAGAAATGACAACTAAGCATCGCAAAACGTAATGATTATATGACTGTTGTAAATAATCATTATAATAGAGAGGCATGAGTACTAGACAAGAGACTACACAACAAACATGGCCTGTCACAAGCAAGCATGATCAATATATGTccgaagtaaaaaaaaaaacgtatagTTATGAAAAAGGTAGTTATGTTTGACTTCAGGAGCTAAACAATTAAAAAGCGAGACATTATGATCTTTGGCGAACCAACTCCTACCAGTGTTGGTACCATGTAGTATTTTCCTCGTGATACTAAGGCCacataaatgtattcatgagCAGGGCAACAACAACCAGCTAACTAACGTCCTGCATGTTAAACAGCTGACGTTGGATGTAGTTGTATTGACGACACCATAGATGGAGAATTATGACTGACTGGACAGCAGCTTTAGTGCGGTGGTTTGTGGACACCATTGCTCAGTTGATCATCAGTCGGTAGCTAGCGttacctcaaacacagtgaCCGCCCGTTAGCTTAGCAGCAGCAATAAAGGCCCCTGGTTGACCCTCAACGGGCACCGACATCACTATTTTTCTCCGTGTTTCCCTTCCCCTCACGAAATGAAATCAACGCCCGCAAGAGCGCAACTTACAGTAGATTTCGTCTGCAAATGGGACTGCCGAGCCGTTCAATTATTCACGAGCAGCCGCTTCTCCTCTTGGTCTTTCAGCTGAGAGTTGTGTGTTTTCGCTCATTAGGCCGGAAAACCTGTTCCTCCCATTCCtgggatttgattggctgaagGCCCGTGAGCGTCGTTCATGGGAACCTGTGCAACCGCGCCCCcagaggtggaggggagcagATACTACATGATAAATACTAAACAACTGTAACTTTACTTTAGAAAATGGGTTATTTTAATCCACGACATTTGACAGGAAATCTTGCACtcactttaactttttttattttgactgaattatgtattaattaattgaataaataaaatatatctatCCATTTGACCCATCAGCAACCGCTATAAGATGCTGCATctgaaaatattattatttgtatttctatgaTTGTACAACCTACATTTCCTCATCTTCTGTGGAGATCTACGTGTAGAAGAATACGAGTATAAGAATACGAAAAGTCTTTGTTGGCGAAGAACAAGACACATCACATAGCTGGGAAAAAACACCTGATAATAGATTAAATGCACAATATCCAaactaatacaaaataaatgaataacataagaataagtaaacaaaagagaaacatagactgtatataactCAAGATGTATCACCCCCAACTACTTCCGCCTTCACTTCTGTCAGCCGGCCCACCGGAATCTATCTTGACTGGGCGGAGCTTGAATATTGAACTTGTAACTGTTGTCTGCAGTGATATCACAACACTGCAATATGAGGACACGCTCATATGACCGCCACCCGTCTCCATCCCTGGGCAAGGCACAGGTCTGTAATTATACTGCTCAGTTGACACGATGCTCCCATGAATTATTCATCTCTGTTGAGCTGCTGATGCCACATTTTGTTCTGCCAGAGCAGCAGACTCGATCATTCTGAAATGTCGTCTAAAATGCTTAACGTTACTTCACGGTGATTATTGCACGCCCAGAATGAACAGGAAGCGGTCTGTGATCCCTTTTTTTATATGACTATATGGGTACTGTGAAGACAGCATGTTGCTGCTAATGCAGATATGACATGGTGTGAGCCCTGTAACGCTGCATGAGATGCTGAAACAGGAATTTAGCCAGAATGCATTCCTGTTTGTCCTGAAAGGAACATATTCTTTGGTCATGTCTAAACGAAGCTGTGCTCTGCTAAGAGCTAAAATACAGTTTGCTATCCATTTTAAAGCACCATGAGCCTATTGATGTGTAATATTCTTgtactttatattattatagaaataTTAAGCTATTGGGAGATGTAAACTGTACCTAGTCAGCAACCTTGGCCACAAGCTCACATTGATAGTAAACACAGACACGCTGAttatattgattgattgattgacaaccTGGCTTCATAAGATGTCTAGCTCACTTTTTCATGTGGCTGCAGGTAGAAGTTTTACTgtcccttctccctccttctacCTAGCCCTAGGCTGATATTCATAAAATGACCTCATGCCATATGATTTCCTGTCTTGTGTAGGTGTAACTGGGGCAAACGGTAGGCATGGGGaataaaaggaggaggaaggatgccAGTTGAGCCCCTTATCCCACCGCAAACACTGCCAACATCATattaaagaaagacagaacatGGCTCAGTCCGTGAGGAGGCCAGAAACTCTAGGAGCCATGGACCATGAGCCCCAGAGGGACAAGACCAGGACCAGCTACTTTGGCAACGTCAAGACCAGGTCAGGCCTCTTAATACATGGATTACTGGAGAGAAAACAAGGGAAAGCTCTAAGCAGACATGTGACGAGTTTGGCATAACATTTGCTTCTCAGATTTAAGCAAGACACAATTCAGTCTTTCATTATTCTCATAAGAGTGACGGCTAACATGAAGAACGTGTCATGCCAGACTACGATACAAATAGTAATGCTTGTTTAGcacaaaatgcacattttcatcAACTGGTTTCATCCGCTGTCACTGAAGGACTCCACGCTCCATCAAAGAGCATCATGTGGTGGAGAGCTACAAGAGGAACTATCCATTGTGCAACACCCACTCCCCCTATAAATAACTCAGACTGTGAGCTCTGCTCTATCAGTCAATTACACTTCAAAttcttaaaacaaatgaatcctTCAATCTCTACTAGTAAAGGGGAATCCATCCTGTATGGACATTCAATCTTGAACTCAAGAAATAATGGAAACCTAATGAATTAAATTAGAATGAAGATCATGCCATGTAGTGGAAAGCTACAAACACTCGTAAGAGGACCTTtgaatttataatatttttcctggcttttgaaatgtatttatttgtcttgtaTGACCATTTTTTAACTGGTTTATTTGACAAACCAAGCACTTTGAAGATGCCACCTTGGGTTTTTATAGTATTGTGATTGCCATTTTGTCACGGGGTAAGATTGAGGACCCAAACGCAGAAACAGAGGTGGAACTTTCACCTTAGTTTCTTTTTTAGAATACATTAAACAGATTTGCAaccttcttcaatacagcatgatataATCTGTTTTTTGTCCTGCTCTTTCTCAGGCTGGGTTCCAAGCTTCCTCCTGGTGTCTCTCAGCCTCCACAGTTTGCTAAGCGGCCCTGGGAGACTCAACCTCAGGCGCAAGTGATACAGGGGCCTGCAGCCTGCGGCCAGCGGCAGCACCAACCCACCGTGAGCCGGCCTCTCAACCACACCCCCCACATCAGAAACCCCAAACTGCGGCAGTACTACCTGCAAGGTGCGCTTTCAGTGTTTGATATCTatttatatgcacatatatatatatatatatatatatatatatatatatatatagaggcAAAATGCTAGATGATTTCTAgtttgaatttacattttatcaTACTCATACTGAGTCTGTTGGCAATTTCGAGTATTTGCATAAAGTTATTTTCATACCGGGAAATGAGCTATGTTAATTTTGTATTAAAAGGTGATGAGGCATCGGAACTCGGGGTGTTTTTGTGTGACAGAAATAGTTGTTTCCCCTCACAGGGACTTCATGGGACCTTAACCCTGCTGGAGTGAAGCAAGAGCATATGAGAGGACTGTCAGATGACAACACAAGCAGCAGGGTGagtcacatgtttgtttttttgacttTGTTTCAGACTATTGTACATAGAGGAACACAGGTTGTGGGAACAAGTGAGACATGAAGTTGGGAAGTTGGGAAGCGAAAAACAGATAATAGATTTATTGCTGCATCTATATATGATCTGATGAGGTATGCTAGATAGAGCAAGCCTTTTGTGGCTGGTAATTGGTTTCACAATTTATGGTCATGAACAAATATGATAAAGAGCGTCCAAGGTTCAGAGTTGAGGTTCAGAGCTCTTAGAGGCGTTCACAAGCGCCATGGGAAAACAGAGTCTGTTTCAGAGCCTCTACAACAAATACAGCCGGAGGAATGTATATTCAGATGTTTATTCAAAGGTATTTGTCTGCTGGGTTTTTAATGTATCTGCTCAGCTGCTAAATATGACAGCACGTTTTAGGGGAATCTTTTCTTTCCGCCTGAGATAATCCTTGTATTTATCATGAGTGTGGAAAGGGCGTTAATGCTCACAACTAAGTGTTCCAGTCTAATTGGTTTGATCTTCGTTTGGAAATGTTCTTCATCGCCTTTTCTTTCCTTACTGAAtctccttttgttttccttcttcttctcctccctaaAGTCAACAAACCTTTAA
The genomic region above belongs to Cyclopterus lumpus isolate fCycLum1 chromosome 22, fCycLum1.pri, whole genome shotgun sequence and contains:
- the mtfr1l gene encoding mitochondrial fission regulator 1-like isoform X1, with translation METDTEVIPIWQNKPHGSTRSVVRRIGSTLPLRPPQRACFQELPGMPALRPMDGPIVPTLADIAWIVADEEETYARVRSDSRPLKHEWRPTPLLVLHRNSSVPNFRREGKRVEGLRKPGVTALNRTTALQDELGRLRAQIAKIVASDSDSNPVTPDLLSPDDTSMSFSMAPFEAATYQPAATAAASFVISDVTEEEEEEEEEEEDVVSVVSELVPDPLPPVSMTASATFDLDRPSMDFREAEEDTVSLSKSTSFADVMDILKDMNRMKMSKDRYNRGCTSLREEDSASLISEALRKKFVLKEEDTDAVKRK
- the mtfr1l gene encoding mitochondrial fission regulator 1-like isoform X2 produces the protein METDTNKPHGSTRSVVRRIGSTLPLRPPQRACFQELPGMPALRPMDGPIVPTLADIAWIVADEEETYARVRSDSRPLKHEWRPTPLLVLHRNSSVPNFRREGKRVEGLRKPGVTALNRTTALQDELGRLRAQIAKIVASDSDSNPVTPDLLSPDDTSMSFSMAPFEAATYQPAATAAASFVISDVTEEEEEEEEEEEDVVSVVSELVPDPLPPVSMTASATFDLDRPSMDFREAEEDTVSLSKSTSFADVMDILKDMNRMKMSKDRYNRGCTSLREEDSASLISEALRKKFVLKEEDTDAVKRK